A region of Lycium barbarum isolate Lr01 chromosome 1, ASM1917538v2, whole genome shotgun sequence DNA encodes the following proteins:
- the LOC132630814 gene encoding diacylglycerol kinase 5-like codes for METVDSNFNEREFYIPTYILSEDESSDDVDLADVPTCPVLVFINSRSGGQLGGDLLHTYRSLLNRYQVFDLGEETPDSVLRRLYLNLSKLKSNGDEFATLLEERLRIIVAGGDGTAGWLLGVVADLKLSQPPPIATVPLGTGNNLPFAFGWGKKNPGTDPNSVISFLKQVMDAKEMKIDSWHLLMRFRAPNEGSCDPIAPLELPHSLHAFHRVSSSDELNVEGCHTFRGGFWNYFSMGIDAQVSYAFHSERKMHPEKFKNQRVNQGTYAKLGWTQGSFLPSRLHSSSRNIGQLVKVKIMKRQGEWQDVHIPSSIRSIICLNLPSFSGGLNPWGKPNSRRRRDRDLTPPFADDRLIEVVGFKDAWHGMVLLAPNGHGTRIAQAHGIRFEFHKGAADHTFMRIDGEPWKQPLPVDDDTVVVEISHLRQVKMLATHGCISKGVDDPSSHGNHDADGEDDSDEEDSVRDEQRKFGAAETFKIPDDIDISHLS; via the exons ATGGAGACTGTTGATTCCAACTTCAATGAGAGAGAGTTCTATATTCCTACATATATACTTTCTGAGGATGAAAGTAGTGATGATGTAGATTtggctgatgtacctacatgccCTGTGTTAGTTTTTATCAACTCAAGAAGTGGAGGTCAACTTGGTGGGGATCTCCTTCATACTTATCGATCACTTCTTAACAGATATCAG GTATTTGATTTGGGAGAAGAAACTCCTGATAGTGTTTTACGCAGACTATATCTGAATCTATCAAAGCTCAAGAGCAATGGTGATGAATTTGCCACCTTACTTGAAGAGAGACTCAGAATAATT GTTGCAGGTGGAGATGGCACAGCTGGATGGCTTCTGGGAGTTGTAGCTGATCTCAAACTATCTCAGCCACCACCAATTGCTACTGTGCCTTTGGGAACTGGAAATAACCTTCCATTTGCTTTTGGATGG GGCAAGAAGAATCCAGGAACAGACCCTAACTCGGTTATCTCATTCTTGAAGCAAGTGATGGATGCAAAAGAGATGAAGATAGACAG TTGGCACCTTCTAATGAGGTTCAGAGCACCAAATGAGGGTTCCTGTGATCCTATTGCACCACTAGAATTGCCTCATTCTTTGCATGCATTTCATCGGGTGTCTTCATCTGACGAACTCAATGTG GAAGGGTGCCACACATTTCGTGGAGGATTCTGGAACTATTTCAGCATGG GGATAGATGCACAAGTATCATATGCATTTCATTCAGAAAGAAAGATGCATCCAGAAAAATTCAAAAACCAGCGTGTCAACCAG GGTACATATGCAAAGCTTGGATGGACACAAGGATCGTTTTTGCCGTCCCGTCTTCATTCTTCCTCAAG GAACATAGGTCAACTGGTCAAGGTTAAGATAATGAAAAGGCAAGGTGAATGGCAAGACGTCCACATCCCTAGCAG TATTAGGTCAATTATTTGCCTAAACTTGCCTAGCTTTTCTGGTGGACTGAATCCTTGGGGAAAACCAAATAGCAGAAGACGCCGAGAT AGGGACTTGACTCCACCATTTGCTGATGATCGCCTTATTGAGGTTGTTGGCTTCAAAGATGCTTGGCATGGAATGGTTCTTCTCGCTCCAAACGGTCATGGGACACGTATTGCACAG GCACATGGAATCCGATTCGAGTTTCACAAAGGTGCAGCTGATCATACATTCATGAGGATTGATGGGGAACCATGGAAGCAACCTCTCCCTGTAGATGACGACACAGTTGTGGTAGAAATATCTCATCTTCGCCAAGTTAAGATGCTTGCTACCCATGGTTGCATATCTAAAGGTGTAGATGACCCTTCAAGTCATGGAAATCATGATGCTGATGGCGAAGACGACAGTGATGAAGAAGATTCGGTTAGGGATGAGCAGAGAAAGTTTGGGGCAGCAGAGACATTCAAGATTCCTGATGACATTGATATTTCTCACCTCAGTTAA